DNA from Luteolibacter yonseiensis:
AACTGGCCCGCAAGGTCGAAGACCGTGGACTTTTGCGTGTCGCCGGGGCGGCCGATGCGTGCGAGGGCGGTGAGCCGCGTGATGAGCTCGCCAAGCTCGCCCGCGGTGTTTTGGCAGGTGGCGAGATGTTCGCGATATTCATCCGCGGTCCGGATTTTGGAGAGTGCCAGATCGGTCGTGGCGCGGAGTCCGGCGATGGGGGTGCGGAGTTCGTGCGCGGCGTGGCGGATGAAATCGCGCTCCCGTTCGCGGATAGCGGCGACGCGTGCGAGCAGGATATCGAAATTCCTCGCCAGGCTGGTCAGCTCGGACGGGAGTGTGTGCGGGAGGTTCAAGGCCGAGTCCAACTGGTGTTCGGCACGGTCCTGGACCTGGGATGTCAGCTGATTGATCGGCTTGAGGGATGTGTGGATCACCCGGTCGATCACCAGGAATCCCATGCCGAGCGTGAGGATGGTCCCGGTGGCGAGTATCCATTGGAGACGCTCCAGGGTCCGGAGGACGGGATCGGCATCGTCCGCGACGACGAGGAGGTAAGGAATGGTTTGGGGATTGATGACATGACCCCGGGCTTTCATCCGGGCCATTTCCTCGGGCACCACGAACGGGTGGATGCGCAGGCCGATGGCGCGGCCATGGCCGCCGTCCGAGAGGGTGATGTCCCGCAACAGAGGCTTGCCCCCGTCTCCCGAGAAACGGGGCAGGTTTTGCTCGCCGAGTGCGGGAGAGCGGGTGGTGGCGCCGGTTTTCTCGTCCCAGAACTGGAAAAGCCCGTCCGCGATGAGGGAGCGGTTCGTGCCGAGTCCTTCCTGCCATTCGAAGGTGATGCCGCCGTTCTCCAGTTCCACCTGGTTTGCGAGCAATGCCGCCGTTTGTTTGATCGAGTTGTCCAGTTCTTGGAACATGCTGCGCCGGACGATCAGGTAGATCGCGACGCTCAGGATGCAGAGGAGAATGCCGACACCCGCGCCACAGCGGATGAGAAGCAGGCGGCGCAGCGAGGGGGCGTTCATGGTGCGGGTTCCTCCAGAATGTAACCCAGCCCGCGGCGGGTGTGGATCAGTTCCGTCTGGCCGCTGGAGTTGATTTTTTTCCGCAGGTAGCCGATGTAGACATCCACCGCATTGCTGCTGCCGCCGGTCCCGTCTTCGAAGACGTGCTCCCAGATATCCG
Protein-coding regions in this window:
- a CDS encoding histidine kinase dimerization/phospho-acceptor domain-containing protein, whose amino-acid sequence is MNAPSLRRLLLIRCGAGVGILLCILSVAIYLIVRRSMFQELDNSIKQTAALLANQVELENGGITFEWQEGLGTNRSLIADGLFQFWDEKTGATTRSPALGEQNLPRFSGDGGKPLLRDITLSDGGHGRAIGLRIHPFVVPEEMARMKARGHVINPQTIPYLLVVADDADPVLRTLERLQWILATGTILTLGMGFLVIDRVIHTSLKPINQLTSQVQDRAEHQLDSALNLPHTLPSELTSLARNFDILLARVAAIRERERDFIRHAAHELRTPIAGLRATTDLALSKIRTADEYREHLATCQNTAGELGELITRLTALARIGRPGDTQKSTVFDLAGQFSRCVASFVPLFEAKGIGLSCHLPTDEIRTLGDPSLSRIIFNNLLDNALSYTSGTVRIHLTKTQGHAELRISNPTDLPVENPDQWFEPLFRRDPSRHDAGSHLGIGLTLSLNAANAMGWSLTAHTTDAGWIEFLLRAPNASV